The following are from one region of the Advenella mimigardefordensis DPN7 genome:
- a CDS encoding alpha/beta fold hydrolase, with product MTATFEPVTGKYLNVQLHGKPHRIYIETAGQGIPLLCLHTAGADTRQYRALQNDTRITDRFQIIAFDLPWHGKSSPPQGWQDECYQLTSAQYIETILTVMDALSLDKPYVMGCSIGGRIVLHLALHHPEKFSGLIGLQSGAHVDPYYDLDWLHRSDVHGGEVCAGIVSGLVGPCSPDRDRWETLWHYMQGGPGVFKGDLHFYTIDGDIRSQVSQIDTSQCPLWLLSGAYDYSCTPADTAFLGNTIDGVKWRIMDGLGHFPMSEDPATFAGYLYPVLDEIYASDHNKGSA from the coding sequence ATGACGGCTACCTTCGAGCCAGTCACCGGCAAATATCTCAATGTTCAGCTTCATGGCAAGCCGCATCGCATCTATATCGAAACCGCCGGCCAGGGCATTCCGCTGCTTTGTCTGCATACCGCAGGTGCCGACACCCGACAATACCGGGCATTACAAAACGACACACGTATCACGGATCGATTTCAGATCATCGCTTTCGATTTGCCATGGCATGGCAAATCATCACCGCCGCAAGGCTGGCAGGATGAATGCTACCAACTGACCTCAGCCCAATATATCGAAACGATCCTGACCGTGATGGATGCGCTGTCGCTGGATAAACCCTATGTCATGGGTTGCTCTATCGGTGGGCGAATCGTGCTGCATCTTGCCCTGCACCATCCGGAGAAATTCTCCGGCCTGATCGGTTTGCAGTCCGGTGCTCATGTCGATCCCTATTACGACCTTGACTGGTTGCACCGTTCCGATGTGCATGGCGGCGAGGTGTGTGCGGGCATCGTCTCCGGCCTGGTAGGGCCCTGCAGCCCGGATCGCGATCGTTGGGAAACGTTGTGGCACTATATGCAAGGCGGTCCTGGCGTGTTCAAGGGGGACTTGCATTTTTATACGATAGACGGCGATATTCGCAGTCAGGTCAGCCAGATCGACACCAGCCAGTGCCCGCTCTGGCTCTTATCAGGCGCTTATGACTACTCCTGCACACCCGCTGATACCGCCTTCCTTGGCAACACCATTGACGGCGTGAAATGGCGCATCATGGACGGACTGGGCCATTTCCCAATGAGCGAAGACCCGGCGACATTTGCCGGCTATTTGTATCCAGTCCTTGACGAAATTTATGCAAGCGATCACAACAAAGGTAGTGCCTGA
- a CDS encoding N-carbamoylsarcosine amidohydrolase: MSKENVVYEQQGFGAELEPVAPYGLLIIDLVNGFADPEVFGGGNIPQAIEHTQKLLQTAREQGWPVAHTRIVYADDGADNNIFSIKVPGMLGLLENEPNSQIVPQLAPVQGELVVRKNVPSAFFGTSLAAWLTQRGVKTLLVAGAVTSGCVRASVVDAMQLGFRPLVVADCVGDRALAPHEANLFDMRQKYATVLEREQAMRLLGLG, from the coding sequence ATGAGTAAGGAAAACGTGGTCTATGAGCAGCAGGGCTTTGGCGCCGAGCTGGAGCCGGTAGCGCCTTATGGTTTGTTGATTATCGATCTGGTGAATGGCTTTGCCGATCCTGAGGTATTTGGCGGCGGCAATATTCCCCAGGCGATCGAGCATACGCAGAAGCTGCTGCAAACCGCAAGAGAACAGGGCTGGCCTGTGGCTCATACGCGCATAGTGTATGCCGACGATGGCGCGGATAACAATATTTTCAGTATCAAGGTTCCCGGTATGCTGGGCTTGCTGGAAAACGAACCCAATAGCCAGATCGTGCCGCAACTGGCGCCGGTCCAGGGTGAACTGGTCGTGCGCAAAAATGTGCCTTCGGCATTTTTCGGTACCTCGCTGGCCGCCTGGCTGACACAACGCGGTGTCAAGACCCTGCTGGTTGCCGGCGCGGTGACCAGCGGTTGCGTACGGGCTTCGGTGGTCGACGCCATGCAACTGGGCTTTCGTCCGCTGGTCGTGGCCGATTGTGTCGGCGACAGGGCGCTGGCGCCACACGAGGCCAATCTGTTCGACATGAGGCAGAAATATGCGACGGTGCTCGAGCGCGAGCAGGCCATGCGCCTGCTGGGACTGGGCTAA
- a CDS encoding M29 family metallopeptidase yields MAVSDYQLIEAWQKVLTLSKLEAGQTVTILTSPSTHPQTLSCATIAAQSKGAIVNRLDLPPVNAEKALSRDALAYLGTTPLTGNKAAIAALKASDLVLDLMTLLFSPEQHDILESGTKILLAVEPPEILVRTVPIEADRKRVKAASALIAASKQMHITSEAGTDLRCPLGEFPAISEYGYVDEPGRWDHWPSGFTLTWPNEGGATGRIVIDKGDILLPQKKYVAEPITLTVENGYATRIEGGIDAQLLDEYMKSFNDPEGYAISHIGWGLQPRAHWSTLDLYDRENTIGMDARAFEGNFLFSLGPNNEAGGSRTTACHIDIPLRHCTVKLDGVDVVRNGKVLDGGVNE; encoded by the coding sequence ATGGCAGTAAGTGATTACCAACTTATAGAGGCATGGCAAAAAGTATTGACCCTGTCCAAACTGGAAGCCGGACAGACCGTCACCATTCTGACCAGTCCGTCAACACATCCGCAAACGCTGTCGTGCGCAACGATTGCGGCACAATCAAAAGGCGCCATCGTCAACCGGCTGGATCTGCCGCCGGTGAATGCCGAAAAGGCATTGAGCCGGGACGCCCTGGCGTATCTGGGTACCACGCCACTGACCGGGAACAAGGCCGCCATTGCTGCGCTCAAGGCCAGCGATCTTGTGCTGGACCTGATGACCTTGCTGTTTTCACCTGAACAGCATGACATTCTTGAAAGCGGCACCAAAATTCTGCTGGCCGTGGAACCACCGGAAATTCTGGTCCGTACCGTGCCTATCGAAGCAGACCGCAAGCGCGTCAAGGCGGCCTCTGCGCTGATTGCCGCATCAAAACAGATGCACATTACCTCCGAGGCTGGCACGGACCTGCGTTGCCCCCTGGGCGAGTTTCCCGCCATCAGCGAGTATGGTTATGTGGATGAACCTGGGCGCTGGGACCACTGGCCCAGCGGCTTTACCCTGACCTGGCCCAATGAAGGCGGGGCGACAGGACGTATCGTGATTGATAAGGGCGATATTTTATTGCCGCAGAAAAAATACGTTGCCGAACCCATTACCCTGACGGTCGAAAATGGATATGCCACGCGTATAGAAGGCGGTATCGACGCGCAGCTGCTGGATGAATACATGAAATCATTCAACGACCCGGAAGGCTATGCCATTTCCCATATCGGCTGGGGACTGCAGCCGCGCGCCCATTGGTCCACGCTGGACCTGTATGATCGGGAAAACACAATCGGCATGGATGCCCGGGCGTTCGAGGGTAATTTCCTGTTTTCTCTGGGGCCCAATAACGAAGCCGGCGGCAGCCGAACCACTGCATGTCATATCGATATTCCATTGCGTCACTGCACGGTCAAGCTGGACGGTGTAGATGTGGTGCGTAACGGCAAGGTACTGGACGGGGGCGTCAATGAGTAA
- a CDS encoding alpha/beta fold hydrolase: protein MSHYLYGANISANGIRQHYLRYGGTDGERANRPAVIIIPGITSPAVTWGFVGERFGRQFDTYVLDVRGRGLSEASDALDYGLDAQAADVVEFAKALGLARYILVGHSMGGRIGARAASTSPAGLEALVMVDPPVSGPGRRAYPAKLPWYVDSMAMARKGCDAEAMRAFCPTWTQEQLQLRAQWLHTCDERAIIQSFNDFQNDDVHASFAQIKVPVLLMTAERGDVVLEKDVQEIAGLIPGLTETRVNDAGHMIPWDNEAGFYAAFGDFLGARLD, encoded by the coding sequence ATGAGTCACTATTTATACGGCGCGAATATTTCGGCCAACGGAATCCGTCAGCATTATCTGCGCTATGGCGGAACCGACGGTGAGCGGGCGAATCGTCCTGCGGTCATCATTATTCCAGGCATTACCAGTCCGGCGGTGACCTGGGGCTTTGTGGGCGAGCGCTTCGGCCGTCAGTTTGACACATACGTCTTGGACGTGAGGGGCCGCGGCCTGAGCGAGGCGTCCGATGCGCTGGATTATGGTCTGGATGCCCAGGCAGCCGATGTGGTTGAGTTTGCGAAAGCGTTGGGTCTGGCACGTTATATCCTGGTGGGCCACTCCATGGGCGGGCGTATCGGCGCACGCGCAGCGAGCACCAGCCCGGCCGGGCTTGAAGCGCTGGTCATGGTCGATCCGCCTGTCTCTGGCCCTGGTCGCCGTGCCTATCCTGCCAAGCTGCCCTGGTATGTTGATTCCATGGCCATGGCACGCAAGGGCTGCGATGCCGAAGCGATGCGCGCTTTTTGTCCGACCTGGACGCAAGAGCAATTGCAGCTTCGCGCGCAATGGCTGCACACATGTGATGAGCGGGCCATCATCCAGAGCTTCAATGATTTTCAGAACGATGATGTCCACGCGAGCTTCGCGCAAATCAAGGTGCCTGTCCTGTTGATGACCGCCGAGCGCGGCGACGTGGTCCTTGAAAAAGACGTACAGGAGATCGCCGGTCTGATTCCTGGCCTGACGGAAACCAGAGTGAATGATGCGGGACACATGATCCCCTGGGACAACGAAGCCGGATTCTATGCCGCCTTTGGCGACTTTCTTGGCGCCCGGCTCGATTAA
- a CDS encoding xanthine dehydrogenase family protein molybdopterin-binding subunit produces MTYLAPRSEQQSLLASTGTLLVLRAPVVPPAPAAGQPGVVSAYLQDYDDVFVAVSEQGWVRAFCGHVDLGTGIQTALAQIVADEMDVPMSVVQMVLGHTDASPNQGPTIASASIQITAQPLRRAAAQARHMLVALAADMWHLTAADLSVQEGRIASAHGHAVDYWTLLAGKQYRAYLQDEVQTKAAKNLKLVGRSQPRVDIPAKALGRFIYVHDMRVPGMWHGRVVRPPYVGRDTGAFIGHSLVAVDSASVSHICPDIKVVVQGDFVGVVARREEHAIRAARELKITWKPVAPLEDLQDLEAAIRRQPMSERILQDNRGEHPDLPPAGIDIKRTYVWPYQMHASIGPSCAVADYQPGHVRVWSGSQNPHMLRVHLSQLSGLDEAQIEIIRLQAAGCYGRNCADDVCGDALLLSQQTGVPVRVQLSREQEHGWEPKGAAQLMDVQGSIDAQGNLLDYDFSTHYPSNDGPLLALLLTGQEPALPRSLQMGDRTAVPPYGYRRQKIVCNDMATIVRASWLRGVSALPNSFAHDCFIDELAFEAQADPLAFRVKNLAADTRAQALLLAVGERAHWQPGRPGSRGSPDKDGWLHGRGVAYARYIHSKFPGFGAAWSAWIIDISVNARSGEIRLNHIVVGQDTGQMVNPAGVRHQLHGNVIQALSRALYEQVGFDANGTVQAEWGAYKIIDFTAIPPIDVVLMDRQDEPPMGAGESASVPCASAVANALFDACGLRFYQAPFTSQTVREALQRASL; encoded by the coding sequence ATGACGTACCTGGCACCACGTTCCGAGCAACAATCGCTATTGGCGTCTACCGGCACGCTGCTGGTATTGCGTGCGCCGGTGGTGCCGCCTGCGCCGGCTGCGGGGCAGCCGGGCGTGGTCTCTGCGTACCTGCAGGACTATGACGATGTGTTCGTCGCGGTGTCTGAGCAGGGCTGGGTGCGGGCTTTTTGCGGTCATGTGGACCTGGGCACCGGCATTCAGACCGCGCTGGCGCAAATCGTTGCCGATGAAATGGATGTGCCGATGTCTGTCGTGCAGATGGTGCTGGGGCACACCGATGCCTCGCCCAATCAGGGCCCCACCATTGCCAGTGCGTCAATCCAGATCACGGCCCAGCCCTTGCGGCGGGCCGCTGCCCAGGCGCGTCATATGCTGGTGGCGTTGGCTGCAGATATGTGGCATCTGACGGCAGCAGACTTGTCTGTTCAGGAAGGCCGGATCGCGTCTGCACATGGTCACGCTGTTGATTACTGGACGTTGCTGGCCGGGAAACAATATCGCGCATACCTGCAGGATGAGGTTCAGACCAAGGCAGCCAAGAATCTGAAACTTGTCGGGCGCTCGCAACCGCGCGTGGATATCCCGGCCAAGGCGCTAGGCCGGTTTATCTATGTTCATGATATGCGTGTTCCTGGCATGTGGCATGGCCGTGTAGTACGACCACCCTATGTCGGACGTGATACAGGCGCGTTCATCGGTCACAGCCTGGTTGCAGTCGATAGTGCGTCGGTCTCGCATATTTGTCCTGACATCAAAGTGGTCGTGCAGGGTGATTTCGTGGGTGTCGTGGCGCGTCGCGAAGAGCATGCGATCCGCGCCGCACGCGAGTTGAAGATCACCTGGAAACCGGTAGCTCCATTGGAGGATCTCCAGGATCTGGAGGCGGCCATTCGGCGCCAGCCCATGAGCGAACGCATCCTGCAGGATAACCGTGGTGAACATCCCGACCTGCCACCGGCCGGCATCGATATCAAAAGAACCTATGTCTGGCCGTATCAGATGCATGCGTCCATCGGCCCATCCTGCGCGGTTGCCGATTATCAGCCCGGGCATGTCAGGGTCTGGTCCGGTTCGCAAAACCCCCATATGTTGAGAGTGCATCTTAGCCAGCTCAGCGGGCTCGATGAAGCGCAGATAGAAATTATCCGGCTGCAGGCCGCCGGCTGCTATGGTCGCAATTGTGCGGATGACGTTTGTGGTGATGCACTGCTTCTTTCACAGCAGACCGGCGTACCGGTTCGCGTGCAATTGAGCCGCGAGCAGGAACATGGCTGGGAGCCCAAGGGCGCCGCTCAGCTAATGGATGTGCAGGGTTCGATTGACGCACAAGGCAATTTGCTGGATTACGACTTCAGCACCCATTACCCGTCAAACGACGGGCCGTTATTGGCGTTGCTGCTTACCGGCCAGGAACCGGCGTTGCCGCGCAGCCTGCAGATGGGTGACCGTACTGCCGTGCCGCCTTACGGCTATCGGCGTCAGAAAATTGTTTGCAATGATATGGCGACCATTGTGCGCGCCTCGTGGCTGCGAGGCGTGTCGGCGTTACCGAATTCATTTGCCCATGACTGCTTCATCGACGAACTGGCGTTCGAGGCACAAGCCGATCCACTGGCATTCCGGGTCAAGAACCTGGCGGCGGATACGCGCGCCCAGGCGTTGCTTCTGGCCGTGGGTGAGCGTGCGCACTGGCAGCCTGGCAGACCCGGGAGTCGTGGCTCGCCCGATAAAGATGGGTGGCTGCACGGACGGGGCGTTGCTTACGCTCGCTATATCCATTCGAAATTTCCCGGCTTTGGGGCAGCCTGGTCGGCATGGATCATCGATATCAGTGTCAATGCCCGTAGCGGGGAGATCCGGCTGAACCATATTGTGGTCGGCCAGGACACCGGACAAATGGTCAATCCTGCCGGGGTACGTCATCAATTGCATGGCAATGTGATTCAGGCGCTCAGTCGGGCGCTATATGAGCAGGTCGGTTTCGATGCCAATGGCACCGTGCAGGCCGAATGGGGCGCATACAAGATTATCGACTTTACTGCCATTCCACCGATAGATGTGGTGTTGATGGATAGGCAGGATGAACCGCCCATGGGAGCGGGTGAATCGGCTTCAGTGCCATGCGCCTCGGCCGTGGCCAATGCCTTGTTTGATGCCTGTGGCCTGCGCTTTTACCAGGCGCCCTTTACGTCACAGACAGTACGCGAGGCGCTGCAACGGGCCAGCCTGTAG
- a CDS encoding (2Fe-2S)-binding protein translates to MNPAAARPFTLKVNHQSHDVTVEPDTPLLYVLRNDLALNGPKFGCGLGECGACTVLVDGVAARACVIPTGVIETREITTLEGLSENGQPNIVQQAFIDHQAAQCGYCLNGMIMTVQALLNRNPNPTDAQIRNELRHNLCRCGTHVEIMAAAIAAARGRP, encoded by the coding sequence ATGAATCCTGCTGCTGCCCGCCCCTTCACCTTAAAAGTTAATCATCAAAGCCACGACGTCACGGTTGAACCCGATACACCCCTGCTTTACGTATTACGCAATGACCTGGCCCTGAATGGGCCGAAGTTCGGCTGTGGACTGGGCGAATGTGGTGCCTGTACCGTATTGGTGGATGGAGTCGCAGCGCGCGCCTGCGTCATACCGACAGGCGTCATAGAAACCCGCGAAATCACCACACTTGAAGGGCTCAGTGAGAATGGTCAGCCTAACATAGTACAGCAGGCCTTCATTGATCATCAGGCCGCGCAGTGCGGCTACTGTCTGAACGGCATGATCATGACAGTCCAGGCACTATTGAACCGCAACCCCAATCCCACCGACGCACAAATTCGTAACGAACTGCGTCACAACCTGTGCCGTTGCGGAACCCATGTGGAAATCATGGCCGCCGCCATCGCAGCAGCCAGGGGCCGGCCATGA
- a CDS encoding c-type cytochrome, which translates to MSTDLTSPTTADLCHKPNDSDSMDLSTPTGSLLLHGVVLRPPHWAQDMQANRIARLQSLDSERAAAVPGVVRCVCRGNFVGVVAVQRTQAQQACALLKADWLTPVAASADVHYSANQTSTPGTIHSATRYEWRNQLAEDTPDWAIAWHRNDQLTVWVNTRRQAALRQELSALLDLPPEAIRIVQHGQHTQDGLDTAVEAALLAWDLSRPVRVQAAYAATSLAVQIEQKQQTADHTRRERTQWSINALDPRRPSIAGRLCGLETDPRSGMALLTDYVDAPVQKSDRNLTATDPYSYTAAAVFAQESHFDEYCASHQLDPVQTRLARIGSERGQQLLRRVAQQSGWDQTASGPTARAAGLGRGIAYSHTIDNDCNPPQEVWSAWAVELAVDARSGGLSVSRLTVGHDASHTERTAETTTETQRALKDRLGKWTQLLLGQARQGVENTAAPSDEQHQLALPEVQVVNSARSLDQPLAWGPGVELPAAAAIANAIYNATGLRLRETPFALPTLSLDAPPTTKRRKRWRNSWLGGLMAAATGALVVAAPWRSSIPPVSRVDTSIFSAQAIERGRLVALSGDCMVCHTAPDGQTNAGGLGLDTPFGTIYTTNITPDRETGIGAWSYKAFERAMREGIHRDGRHLYPAFPYTAYAKMSDEDLQSLYAYLMTQPAVSSPNKETRLPFPMNVRPLMAGWNTLFHRDRQAYTPDPNQSPLWNRGAYLVNSSGHCAACHSPRNALGAEKSGENNFLGGGFADNWEAPALNKRSAAPIPWTEQELFQYLRTGYSPLHGVAAGPMGPVVAGLAQLPETDVRAMAHYLASLNPATTESTDNQAVMAARLEADSQASQDTRLLPGETLFNGACAVCHDSGSGPVLFGARPSLALNSNLHSDHPDNVIQVLMHGITRPAQANLSTMPGFKHSMNDAQMASLLQYMRTRFAPDKPAWNNLPEKIANIRQQQGHP; encoded by the coding sequence ATGAGCACGGACCTGACCTCCCCCACCACTGCCGACCTCTGTCATAAGCCAAACGATAGCGACAGTATGGATCTGTCAACCCCAACGGGCAGCCTGCTGTTGCATGGCGTCGTCCTGCGTCCGCCCCATTGGGCACAGGACATGCAAGCTAACCGGATCGCCCGGCTGCAGTCCCTGGACAGCGAGCGCGCCGCCGCTGTGCCGGGCGTCGTCCGTTGCGTATGCCGCGGCAATTTTGTGGGGGTTGTTGCCGTGCAGCGCACGCAGGCGCAGCAGGCTTGCGCCTTACTCAAGGCCGACTGGCTGACGCCTGTCGCTGCCAGCGCCGATGTGCACTATTCAGCGAACCAGACAAGCACCCCAGGCACCATCCACTCGGCAACCCGATATGAATGGCGCAACCAGCTGGCCGAAGACACACCGGACTGGGCGATTGCCTGGCACCGGAACGATCAGCTCACTGTCTGGGTCAATACCCGGCGTCAGGCGGCGCTCAGACAAGAGCTAAGCGCGTTGCTGGACCTGCCGCCCGAGGCCATCCGCATTGTACAGCATGGCCAGCACACTCAAGACGGACTCGACACCGCCGTCGAAGCAGCGTTGCTGGCCTGGGACCTGTCCCGACCGGTACGCGTGCAGGCCGCCTACGCCGCTACCTCATTGGCAGTCCAGATCGAACAGAAACAACAGACTGCGGACCACACACGCAGGGAGCGAACGCAATGGAGCATCAATGCGCTGGATCCGCGACGCCCGTCCATTGCCGGTCGCTTATGCGGTCTTGAAACAGATCCGCGCTCAGGCATGGCGCTGCTGACCGATTATGTCGACGCCCCCGTACAGAAAAGCGATCGCAATCTGACCGCCACGGACCCCTACAGTTATACCGCAGCTGCGGTGTTTGCCCAGGAATCACACTTTGACGAATATTGCGCAAGCCATCAACTGGATCCGGTGCAAACTCGTCTGGCACGCATCGGCAGCGAACGCGGTCAGCAACTCTTAAGAAGGGTTGCGCAACAAAGCGGCTGGGATCAGACCGCAAGCGGCCCGACAGCCAGGGCAGCCGGACTGGGCCGTGGCATCGCCTATAGCCATACGATTGATAACGATTGCAATCCGCCGCAGGAAGTATGGTCGGCCTGGGCTGTCGAACTGGCCGTAGATGCGCGCAGCGGCGGTCTGTCAGTGAGTCGGCTGACAGTGGGCCATGATGCAAGCCACACTGAACGCACCGCAGAGACCACAACTGAAACCCAGCGCGCCCTGAAAGATCGGCTGGGCAAGTGGACGCAATTACTTTTGGGGCAGGCCCGACAAGGCGTCGAAAACACGGCCGCTCCATCCGACGAACAACATCAGTTGGCCCTTCCTGAAGTACAAGTGGTCAATAGCGCACGCTCGCTGGATCAGCCCCTGGCATGGGGGCCGGGTGTGGAACTGCCTGCTGCAGCTGCCATTGCCAATGCCATCTATAACGCCACCGGGCTGCGCCTGCGTGAAACGCCATTTGCATTACCCACCCTGTCACTGGATGCACCCCCAACAACAAAACGTCGCAAACGCTGGCGTAACAGCTGGCTGGGCGGACTGATGGCCGCCGCAACCGGCGCCCTGGTGGTTGCCGCCCCCTGGCGTAGCAGCATTCCACCGGTCAGCCGCGTAGATACGTCCATTTTTTCCGCGCAGGCCATCGAACGGGGCCGGCTTGTCGCGCTCAGCGGAGACTGCATGGTCTGCCACACGGCGCCCGACGGCCAGACCAATGCCGGCGGCCTGGGGCTGGACACACCGTTTGGCACGATCTATACCACCAATATCACGCCCGACCGGGAAACCGGCATTGGCGCGTGGTCGTACAAGGCGTTCGAACGCGCCATGCGTGAAGGCATCCATCGCGACGGCAGGCATTTGTACCCCGCCTTTCCATACACTGCCTATGCAAAAATGTCCGACGAGGACTTGCAATCGCTGTACGCCTATTTGATGACGCAGCCGGCCGTGTCCTCACCCAATAAGGAAACCCGCCTGCCCTTCCCCATGAATGTGCGTCCCCTGATGGCCGGATGGAATACGCTGTTTCATCGGGACCGGCAAGCCTACACGCCGGATCCAAACCAAAGTCCGCTCTGGAACCGTGGCGCCTACCTGGTCAACAGTAGCGGACACTGCGCCGCCTGCCACTCCCCCCGCAATGCGCTGGGCGCCGAAAAGTCAGGTGAAAACAACTTCCTGGGCGGTGGCTTTGCCGACAATTGGGAAGCGCCGGCGCTCAACAAACGCTCGGCCGCCCCCATCCCCTGGACCGAGCAGGAGCTGTTTCAGTATTTGCGTACCGGCTACTCACCTTTGCACGGCGTCGCCGCCGGCCCGATGGGGCCCGTCGTGGCAGGACTGGCACAACTGCCCGAGACGGATGTCAGGGCCATGGCCCACTACCTGGCCAGCCTGAATCCTGCGACAACCGAGTCGACGGATAACCAGGCCGTGATGGCCGCCAGGCTGGAAGCAGACAGCCAGGCCAGCCAGGACACACGCCTGCTGCCCGGCGAAACGCTGTTCAACGGCGCCTGTGCCGTTTGTCATGATTCGGGCAGCGGCCCGGTGCTGTTCGGCGCCCGCCCCTCGCTGGCGCTCAATAGCAATCTGCACAGCGATCATCCCGATAACGTGATCCAGGTGTTGATGCACGGCATTACCCGTCCCGCACAGGCAAACCTGAGCACCATGCCCGGCTTCAAACACAGCATGAATGACGCCCAAATGGCATCGCTATTGCAATACATGCGCACGCGCTTTGCGCCGGACAAGCCGGCCTGGAACAATCTGCCTGAAAAAATTGCCAACATCAGGCAGCAGCAGGGCCATCCATGA
- a CDS encoding MarR family winged helix-turn-helix transcriptional regulator — translation MRKAVQRHTAIFQQNVGDDQLTAIQFVTLCALRDRGRSSQAELVEATAIDQATIRGIINRLKARGLIALSPGKLDKRKVIASLTTEGQALLSRTIPRAQEISRLTMGKLNPAEQVAILYLLQKMNASDIQGE, via the coding sequence TTGCGCAAGGCGGTGCAGCGTCATACGGCCATTTTTCAACAGAATGTGGGCGATGACCAGCTGACGGCTATTCAGTTTGTTACCTTGTGTGCCTTGCGTGATCGGGGGCGCAGTTCACAGGCAGAACTGGTGGAGGCCACCGCTATCGACCAGGCCACCATTCGCGGCATTATCAACAGGCTGAAGGCGCGCGGTCTGATTGCGCTCTCGCCCGGAAAGCTGGACAAACGCAAGGTGATAGCCAGCCTGACAACGGAAGGGCAGGCGCTGCTGTCTCGTACCATTCCGCGCGCGCAGGAAATCAGCAGGCTCACTATGGGTAAACTGAATCCTGCCGAACAGGTCGCTATTTTGTATCTCTTGCAAAAAATGAATGCCAGCGATATTCAGGGCGAATAA
- a CDS encoding FAD-dependent monooxygenase produces the protein MKESVKIAIVGAGLGGAAAATLLQNAGFEVEVYEQAPEFSRLGAGIHVGPNAMKVFRRMGLEKQLEQMGSHPDFWFSRDGNSGEYLSRIPLGEWARKEYGASYITIHRGDMHALQMSSIKPGTVHFGKKLETLEDDGDQVQLGFADGTRVTADIVIGADGIYSKIRETLLGVEAPTYSGWVAHRALIRGENLVKFADEFEDCVKWWTEDRHMMVYYTTGKRDEYYFVTGVPHEAWDFQGSFVDSSQEEMLAAFEGYNPTVQNLIRSTENITKWPLLNRNPLPIWSRGRLVMLGDACHPMKPHMAQGACMAIEDAAMLTRCLEATGLSDYRTAFELYETNRKERASKVQSVSNANTFLLKQEDPAWVYGYDLYEQDLTTQNANATS, from the coding sequence ATGAAAGAATCAGTCAAAATTGCGATCGTGGGCGCCGGCCTGGGTGGAGCCGCAGCAGCCACGCTGCTGCAGAACGCAGGCTTTGAAGTCGAAGTCTATGAACAGGCGCCAGAATTTTCGCGACTGGGCGCCGGCATCCATGTCGGCCCGAATGCCATGAAAGTGTTCCGTCGCATGGGGCTGGAAAAACAACTGGAACAAATGGGCTCACATCCGGATTTCTGGTTCAGCCGCGATGGCAACAGCGGCGAATATTTGTCCCGCATTCCCCTGGGTGAATGGGCCAGAAAAGAATATGGCGCATCGTATATCACCATTCACCGCGGCGATATGCATGCCTTGCAAATGTCCAGCATCAAACCAGGAACCGTTCACTTTGGCAAGAAACTGGAAACGCTGGAAGACGATGGCGATCAAGTCCAACTGGGCTTTGCTGACGGCACCCGCGTTACCGCCGATATTGTCATTGGCGCCGACGGCATCTATTCAAAAATCCGCGAAACCCTGCTGGGCGTCGAAGCACCCACCTATAGCGGCTGGGTCGCTCATCGTGCACTGATACGCGGCGAAAATCTGGTCAAGTTTGCCGATGAATTCGAAGATTGCGTCAAGTGGTGGACCGAAGATCGCCACATGATGGTTTATTACACCACCGGCAAGCGCGACGAATATTACTTCGTTACCGGTGTCCCGCATGAAGCCTGGGATTTCCAGGGCTCATTTGTGGATAGCTCCCAGGAAGAAATGCTCGCCGCATTCGAGGGTTATAACCCGACCGTACAGAACCTGATCCGTTCGACAGAGAACATTACCAAATGGCCTCTGCTCAACCGCAACCCGCTGCCCATCTGGAGCCGGGGCCGCCTGGTCATGCTGGGAGACGCCTGCCATCCCATGAAACCCCACATGGCGCAGGGCGCCTGCATGGCGATTGAAGACGCTGCCATGCTGACCCGCTGTCTTGAAGCTACCGGTCTGAGCGATTATCGAACCGCCTTCGAACTGTATGAGACCAATCGCAAGGAGCGCGCTTCCAAGGTCCAGTCGGTCTCGAATGCAAACACCTTCCTGCTCAAGCAGGAAGATCCCGCGTGGGTCTACGGCTACGATCTGTACGAGCAGGATCTGACGACGCAAAACGCCAACGCAACGTCATAA